TGAGAGGAAATTTCCCGAACTGGCTACTAGACAACAATGTAAATCTGGAACGGTTGGAACTCACAGGCAATGAGTTGTCAGGTGCTTTTTATTTGCCTTCTAATTTGAGTCTTGCCAACATGTGGTCGTTTGATGTGTCTACTAATATTATTGAAGGAGAGCTTCCATCTTCGATTGGTTTTATCCTTCcgaatttgaaatattttaatttttcaaacaaCTTACTAAGAGGTGGAATCCCTCCCTCAATGGGCAATATGCAACTTCTACAATCGTTGGAATTGTCGAATAATGGCTTCACTAGAGAGATACTAGAGACATTGGCTAAAAATTGTACATTACTTGATACTTTGAAATTGTCACACAACAATTTGCAAGGCGAAATGTTACCGAGGTATTCTAACTTAATAAACTTGAGATCTTTGTATCTGGATAACAATTGTTTTAGAGGGGACATATCGCCTAGTATCTTAAATAGCTCCATCTTGATGGTTTTGGATGTAAGTCATAATTTCCTGTCTGGAACACTTCCTAATTGGATTGGAGATATTCAATCCTTGCAAGGACTTAGGTTGAGAAGTAACTTACTGGGAGGTCATTTACCATATAGCTTATGCAACTTGAGACATCTCGATCTTCTAGACCTCTCAAGTAACAACCTTGGGCCGAATATACCTCCTTGTGCCAACTTTACAAATATGGAGTTCTTGCATTTATCAAATGACACTCTTGTTGGGCATTTTCCAAAGTTTCTTTATGATTCATCAATTGTCATATTGGATCTTCGACAAAACGCATTATCAGGTAAGATCCCCAGGTGGATTGGTTCACTTAAGCAATTGAGGGTTCTTCTACTACAAGGAAATAATTTTGAAGGTTCAATTCCTCTAGGTCTATGCCTATTGAAAACTATGAGCATATTGGATCTCTCCAGTAATAATCTTTATGGGAAAATTCCTTCTTGTTTATACGGTTTGCCATTTGGATACTCTGAGTTATCTCCATTCTCAAGTGATATGCATTGGACCAGTATTGGGGAACCACGCGACAATGGGATCAGATTCGAattggattattattatttgtataCAGGAATGTTACTAATTTCTTacataaatagatttgaagaagtaAACTTCATCACAAAGAAAAGGTTGGAATCTTATAAGGGCAACATCCTAAACCTCATGTCAGGAATAGATCTCTCGCAAAACAATTTGACAGGCTTTATTCCTCCAGAGTTGGGCTACTTGAGGGAACTTCGAGCATTGAACCTATCACACAATCATTTGATAGGATTGATCCCGGGAACGTTTTCCAATTTACAGAATGTAGAGAGTTTGGACCTGTCTTATAACAGCTTAACTGGTCTCATCCCTCCACAACTAACAAATCTCTATGCCTTGTCGATTTTTAGTGTGGCTTACAACAACTTGTCAGGCAAGTTACCAGAtcgaaaaaatcaatttggaacttTTGAGGAAGCAAGTTATAGAGGTAACCCTCTTCTTTGTGGACCACCATTAAAAGGCTGTGATGGCTCAAATCAAGGACCAAGGACACCGCCATCTTTTAATCATACTAGGGAGGATGACTCCTGGAGGGAAGCCTTTTTTTGGAGTTTTGCGGGATCATACGTGGTGGCATTCCTTGGTGTGGTTTTGTTTCTCTACCTAAACTTGTACTATCAGTACATGTTGTTCAACCTTGTTCGTAAGTTTATCCCATCATTTCCCCAGTAGAGATTGTCCTTTTGAGCATTTTATGATGGATAATACGATGAAATGGTGGAGAACCTTGGTTTAATAGGATTGTAAGCATTTGAATCTTGATTATGCATT
The nucleotide sequence above comes from Eucalyptus grandis isolate ANBG69807.140 chromosome 2, ASM1654582v1, whole genome shotgun sequence. Encoded proteins:
- the LOC104434344 gene encoding receptor-like protein 15, which produces MKCLIWCTWWTWALLVLMGSGGMGCLEEERNALLGIKAAFNSLSGSSLSSLHDDNGSNCCDWEGVVCDNTTSRVAWLYLNNTRDPDLGAWVINASLFLPLEELQVLDLSENYLSDLNGMLHLKKLKRLYLSYNYLQQIPTLYKQTSMEAQNLSSNQLEGPNLEVLDLFGNNLANDALADIARITSLKALDIGFGGFSASKLLEGLCELRNLEELHIIGNGVSGPLPSCSCNMTSLRALDVQYNNFSGAIPSCLLNNLKSLEYIVLSGNAFEGSLSLASLANNSNLEVFHLIDNCYRLEVNTEDPTWFPSFQLKVFSLSNCVLNKDANGIIPSFLKGQYDLRGVQLNHNGMRGNFPNWLLDNNVNLERLELTGNELSGAFYLPSNLSLANMWSFDVSTNIIEGELPSSIGFILPNLKYFNFSNNLLRGGIPPSMGNMQLLQSLELSNNGFTREILETLAKNCTLLDTLKLSHNNLQGEMLPRYSNLINLRSLYLDNNCFRGDISPSILNSSILMVLDVSHNFLSGTLPNWIGDIQSLQGLRLRSNLLGGHLPYSLCNLRHLDLLDLSSNNLGPNIPPCANFTNMEFLHLSNDTLVGHFPKFLYDSSIVILDLRQNALSGKIPRWIGSLKQLRVLLLQGNNFEGSIPLGLCLLKTMSILDLSSNNLYGKIPSCLYGLPFGYSELSPFSSDMHWTSIGEPRDNGIRFELDYYYLYTGMLLISYINRFEEVNFITKKRLESYKGNILNLMSGIDLSQNNLTGFIPPELGYLRELRALNLSHNHLIGLIPGTFSNLQNVESLDLSYNSLTGLIPPQLTNLYALSIFSVAYNNLSGKLPDRKNQFGTFEEASYRGNPLLCGPPLKGCDGSNQGPRTPPSFNHTREDDSWREAFFWSFAGSYVVAFLGVVLFLYLNLYYQYMLFNLVRKFIPSFPQ